A single Populus nigra chromosome 13, ddPopNigr1.1, whole genome shotgun sequence DNA region contains:
- the LOC133671232 gene encoding phospholipid-transporting ATPase 2 isoform X2: MGIDFELLHKIKGVIECPNPDKDIRRLDANLRLFPPFIDNDVCPLTIKNTILQSCYLRNTEWACGVAVYTGNETKLGMSRGIPEPKLTAMDAMIDKLTGAIFVFQIVVVMVLGIAGNVWKDTEARKLWYVLYPDEGPWYELLVIPLRFELLCSIMIPISIKVSLDLVKSLYAKFIDWDREMIDLETDTPSHATNTAISEDLGQVEYILTDKTGTLTENKMVFRICCISGNFYGNETGDASKDKQLLNAISSGSPDVVRFLTVMAICNTVIPVQSKTGAILYKAQSQDEDALVHAAAKLNMVLVCKNGNILELRFNTSAIQYEVLETLEFTSDRKRMSVVVRDCQNGKILLLSKGADEAILPYASPGQQTRIFNEAVEQYSQLGLRTLCLAWRELKEDEYEEWSFMFKEASSTLVDREWRIAEVCQRLERDLEVLGVTAIEDRLQDGVPETIYTLRKAGIHFWMLTGDKQNTAIQIALSCNFISPEPKGQLLLIDGKTEEEVGRSLERVLLTMRTTASEPKDVAFVVDGWALEIALKHYWKAFTELAILSRTAICCRVTPSQKAQLVQILKSCDYRTLAIGDGGNDVRMIQQADIGVGISGREGLQAARAADYSIGRFRFLKRLILVHGRYSYNRTAFLSQYSFYKSLLICFIQIFFSFISGVSGTSLFNSVSLMAYNVFYTSIPVLVSVLDKDLSEETVMQHPQILFYCQAGRLLNPSTFAGWFGRSLFHAIVVFVISIHAYAFEKSKMEEVGMVALSGCIWLQAFVVTLETNSFTILQHLAIWGNLIAFYVINWIVSAIPSSGMYTIMFRLCRQPSYWLTILLIVVAGMGPILAIKYFRYTYRPSKINTLQQAERLGGPILSLGNIEPPQQRLIEKEVAPLSITQSKSRNPVYEPLLSDSPSTRRSFGPGTPFDFFQSQSRLSSNYTRNCKDN; this comes from the exons ATGGGGATAGATTTTGAATTATTGCACAAAATTAAg GGTGTCATTGAATGCCCCAATCCAGATAAGGACATCCGACGACTTGATGCAAATTTACGCTTGTTTCCTCCATTTATTGATAATGATGTATGCCCATTGaccataaaaaacacaattcttCAGTCATGCTACTTGCGTAACACTGAGTGGGCGTGTGGAGTTGCTGTCTACACAG GTAATGAGACTAAGCTGGGTATGAGTAGGGGTATACCTGAACCAAAGCTGACAGCTATGGATGCCATGATTGACAAGTTGACTGGagctatatttgtttttcaaatagtGGTTGTTATGGTTCTAGGGATAGCCGGGAATGTCTGGAAGGACACTGAAGCTAGAAAG CTATGGTATGTTTTATATCCAGATGAGGGTCCTTGGTATGAGCTACTAGTGATCCCTCTACGGTTCGAGCTTCTCTGTTCCATCATGATTCCGATATCGATTAAG GTATCTCTGGATCTTGTTAAGAGCTTATATGCAAAGTTCATTGATTGGGATAGGGAGATGATTGACCTAGAAACCGATACTCCATCCCACGCGACAAA CACAGCAATAAGTGAGGATCTTGGGCAAGTTGAGTACATTTTGACTGACAAAACCGGAACCCTCACtgaaaataaaatggttttCAGAATATGTTGCATCAGTGGCAATTTTTATGGGAATGAGACTGGGGATGCTTCGAAAG ATAAGCAACTGTTAAATGCCATTTCTAGTGGATCTCCTGATGTTGTTCGGTTTCTCACAGTCATGGCAATATGCAATACTGTTATACCTGTCCAAAG CAAAACTGGAGCTATCTTGTACAAAGCGCAATCCCAGGATGAGGACGCACTTGTCCATGCTGCTGCTAAGTTAAACATGGTCCTCGTCTGTAAAAATGGAAATATTCTTG AGCTTCGATTCAATACTTCAGCAATTCAGTATGAAGTACTGGAAACTCTGGAGTTCACATCTGATAGGAAAAGAATGTCAGTAGTGGTGAGAGATTGCCAAAATGGAAAGATTTTGCTTTTGTCAAAGGGAGCTGATGAAGCAATTCTTCCTTATGCTTCTCCtg GACAACAAACAAGGATATTTAATGAGGCTGTGGAACAATATTCTCAATTGGGGCTGCGCACATTATGCTTGGCTTGGCGGGAATTAAAAGAAGATGAATATGAGGAGTGGTCTTTTATGTTTAAAGAGGCCAGTAGTACTTTAGTTGATAGGGAG TGGAGAATAGCTGAGGTCTGCCAAAGATTAGAACGTGATCTTGAAGTTCTTGGAGTTACTGCCATAGAGGACCGTCTACAG GATGGTGTTCCAGAAACAATTTACACTTTAAGAAAAGCAGGAATACATTTTTGGATGCTTACTGGAGACAAGCAAAATACAGCCATACAAATTGCTCTCTCATGCAACTTCATTTCACCAG AGCCAAAAGGTCAGCTTCTATTAATTGATGGAAAAACTGAAGAGGAAGTTGGTAGAAGTTTAGAGAGAGTTTTACTTACAATGAGGACAACAGCTTCAGAACCAAAG GATGTTGCATTTGTTGTTGATGGCTGGGCTCTTGAAATTGCACTGAAGCATTACTGGAAAGCATTCACTGAATTAGCAATATTATCAAGAACTGCCATATGTTGCCGTGTGACACCATCTCAAAAAGCACAG CTTGTACAGATCTTAAAATCATGTGATTACCGGACTTTGGCAATTGGCGATGGTGGGAATGATGTGAGAATGATACAACAAGCTGACATTGGGGTTGGCATTAGTGGGAGAGAAGGACTGCAGGCAGCCAGGGCAGCTGATTATAGCATTGGAA GATTCAGATTTCTAAAAAGATTGATTCTTGTCCATGGCCGGTATTCGTATAACCGAACTGCATTCCTGTCCCAGTATTCTTTCTATAAATCCCTACTGATATGTTTCATCCAAATCTT CTTCTCTTTTATTTCAGGTGTCTCTGGGACCAGTCTTTTCAATTCTGTTAGTTTGATGGCTTATAACGTTTTTTACACCAGCATACCTGTTCTAGTTAGTGTCCTTGACAAAGATCTTAGTGAAGAAACTGTAATGCAGCATCCACAAATTCTGTTTTACTGTCAAGCTGGGAG GCTTCTTAACCCAAGCACATTTGCAGGATGGTTTGGCCGGTCCCTTTTTCAT GCGATTGTTGTATTTGTAATCAGCATACATGCCTATGCATTTGAAAAAAGCAAAATGGAGGAGGTTGGGATGGTGGCACTCTCTGGATGTATATGGTTACAGGCTTTTGTTGTAACATTAGAGACCAA CTCCTTTACAATTTTGCAACATCTTGCCATATGGGGGAACTTGATTGCATTTTATGTCATCAACTGGATTGTCAGTGCCATTCCATCATCCGGAATGTACACAATAATGTTCCGGTTATGTAGACAACCATCTTATTGGCTAACTATACTG CTCATCGTTGTGGCGGGGATGGGTCCAATTCTAGCTATAAAGTACTTCCGTTATACATACAGACCCAGCAAAATCAACACCCTTCAGCAGGCAGAACGTCTGGGTGGGCCAATTTTGTCTCTCGGTAATATCGAGCCACCACAACAACGATTGATTGAGAAAGAAGTTGCTCCATTATCAATTACTCAATCGAAGAGCAGAAACCCGGTTTATGAACCTCTTCTCTCCGATTCTCCTAGCACCAGAAGGTCTTTCGGACCAGGAACtccttttgatttctttcaatCACAATCCAGATTATCTTCAAACTACACAAGGAACTGCAAGGACAATTGA
- the LOC133671232 gene encoding phospholipid-transporting ATPase 2 isoform X1, translated as MKRFVYINDDESSPTHDLYCDNRISNRKYTLLNFLPKNLMEQFSRFMNQYFLLIACLQLWSLITPVNPASTWGPLIFIFAVSATKEAWDDYNRYLSDKKANEKQVWIVRKGIKKHIQAQDICVGNLVWLRENDEVPCDLVLIGTSDPQGLCYIETAALDGETDLKTRVTPSACMGIDFELLHKIKGVIECPNPDKDIRRLDANLRLFPPFIDNDVCPLTIKNTILQSCYLRNTEWACGVAVYTGNETKLGMSRGIPEPKLTAMDAMIDKLTGAIFVFQIVVVMVLGIAGNVWKDTEARKLWYVLYPDEGPWYELLVIPLRFELLCSIMIPISIKVSLDLVKSLYAKFIDWDREMIDLETDTPSHATNTAISEDLGQVEYILTDKTGTLTENKMVFRICCISGNFYGNETGDASKDKQLLNAISSGSPDVVRFLTVMAICNTVIPVQSKTGAILYKAQSQDEDALVHAAAKLNMVLVCKNGNILELRFNTSAIQYEVLETLEFTSDRKRMSVVVRDCQNGKILLLSKGADEAILPYASPGQQTRIFNEAVEQYSQLGLRTLCLAWRELKEDEYEEWSFMFKEASSTLVDREWRIAEVCQRLERDLEVLGVTAIEDRLQDGVPETIYTLRKAGIHFWMLTGDKQNTAIQIALSCNFISPEPKGQLLLIDGKTEEEVGRSLERVLLTMRTTASEPKDVAFVVDGWALEIALKHYWKAFTELAILSRTAICCRVTPSQKAQLVQILKSCDYRTLAIGDGGNDVRMIQQADIGVGISGREGLQAARAADYSIGRFRFLKRLILVHGRYSYNRTAFLSQYSFYKSLLICFIQIFFSFISGVSGTSLFNSVSLMAYNVFYTSIPVLVSVLDKDLSEETVMQHPQILFYCQAGRLLNPSTFAGWFGRSLFHAIVVFVISIHAYAFEKSKMEEVGMVALSGCIWLQAFVVTLETNSFTILQHLAIWGNLIAFYVINWIVSAIPSSGMYTIMFRLCRQPSYWLTILLIVVAGMGPILAIKYFRYTYRPSKINTLQQAERLGGPILSLGNIEPPQQRLIEKEVAPLSITQSKSRNPVYEPLLSDSPSTRRSFGPGTPFDFFQSQSRLSSNYTRNCKDN; from the exons ATGAAGCGGTTCGTCTACATCAACGACGATGAGTCATCGCCTACACATGATCTTTACTGCGACAACCGCATTTCCAATCGGAAATATACTCTCCTCAATTTCCTCCCTAAAAATCTCATGGAGCAGTTTAG TCGGTTTATGAACCAGTATTTCTTGTTGATTGCGTGTCTTCAATTATGGTCGCTTATTACCCCTGTGAATCCGGCGAGCACTTGGGGGccgttgatttttatatttgctGTGTCTGCGACGAAAGAGGCTTGGGATGATTATAATAGATATTTGTCTGATAAGAAGGCGAATGAGAAGCAAGTTTGGATTGTTAGGAAGGGGATCAAGAAACAT ATTCAAGCGCAGGATATATGTGTCGGTAATTTAGTGTGGCTTCGTGAGAATGATGAAGTGCCGTGCGATCTTGTTTTGATTGGTACATCAGATCCTCAAGGGCTTTGTTATATAGAG ACAGCCGCTCTAGATGGTGAAACTGATTTGAAGACAAGGGTAACACCCTCTGCCTGCATGGGGATAGATTTTGAATTATTGCACAAAATTAAg GGTGTCATTGAATGCCCCAATCCAGATAAGGACATCCGACGACTTGATGCAAATTTACGCTTGTTTCCTCCATTTATTGATAATGATGTATGCCCATTGaccataaaaaacacaattcttCAGTCATGCTACTTGCGTAACACTGAGTGGGCGTGTGGAGTTGCTGTCTACACAG GTAATGAGACTAAGCTGGGTATGAGTAGGGGTATACCTGAACCAAAGCTGACAGCTATGGATGCCATGATTGACAAGTTGACTGGagctatatttgtttttcaaatagtGGTTGTTATGGTTCTAGGGATAGCCGGGAATGTCTGGAAGGACACTGAAGCTAGAAAG CTATGGTATGTTTTATATCCAGATGAGGGTCCTTGGTATGAGCTACTAGTGATCCCTCTACGGTTCGAGCTTCTCTGTTCCATCATGATTCCGATATCGATTAAG GTATCTCTGGATCTTGTTAAGAGCTTATATGCAAAGTTCATTGATTGGGATAGGGAGATGATTGACCTAGAAACCGATACTCCATCCCACGCGACAAA CACAGCAATAAGTGAGGATCTTGGGCAAGTTGAGTACATTTTGACTGACAAAACCGGAACCCTCACtgaaaataaaatggttttCAGAATATGTTGCATCAGTGGCAATTTTTATGGGAATGAGACTGGGGATGCTTCGAAAG ATAAGCAACTGTTAAATGCCATTTCTAGTGGATCTCCTGATGTTGTTCGGTTTCTCACAGTCATGGCAATATGCAATACTGTTATACCTGTCCAAAG CAAAACTGGAGCTATCTTGTACAAAGCGCAATCCCAGGATGAGGACGCACTTGTCCATGCTGCTGCTAAGTTAAACATGGTCCTCGTCTGTAAAAATGGAAATATTCTTG AGCTTCGATTCAATACTTCAGCAATTCAGTATGAAGTACTGGAAACTCTGGAGTTCACATCTGATAGGAAAAGAATGTCAGTAGTGGTGAGAGATTGCCAAAATGGAAAGATTTTGCTTTTGTCAAAGGGAGCTGATGAAGCAATTCTTCCTTATGCTTCTCCtg GACAACAAACAAGGATATTTAATGAGGCTGTGGAACAATATTCTCAATTGGGGCTGCGCACATTATGCTTGGCTTGGCGGGAATTAAAAGAAGATGAATATGAGGAGTGGTCTTTTATGTTTAAAGAGGCCAGTAGTACTTTAGTTGATAGGGAG TGGAGAATAGCTGAGGTCTGCCAAAGATTAGAACGTGATCTTGAAGTTCTTGGAGTTACTGCCATAGAGGACCGTCTACAG GATGGTGTTCCAGAAACAATTTACACTTTAAGAAAAGCAGGAATACATTTTTGGATGCTTACTGGAGACAAGCAAAATACAGCCATACAAATTGCTCTCTCATGCAACTTCATTTCACCAG AGCCAAAAGGTCAGCTTCTATTAATTGATGGAAAAACTGAAGAGGAAGTTGGTAGAAGTTTAGAGAGAGTTTTACTTACAATGAGGACAACAGCTTCAGAACCAAAG GATGTTGCATTTGTTGTTGATGGCTGGGCTCTTGAAATTGCACTGAAGCATTACTGGAAAGCATTCACTGAATTAGCAATATTATCAAGAACTGCCATATGTTGCCGTGTGACACCATCTCAAAAAGCACAG CTTGTACAGATCTTAAAATCATGTGATTACCGGACTTTGGCAATTGGCGATGGTGGGAATGATGTGAGAATGATACAACAAGCTGACATTGGGGTTGGCATTAGTGGGAGAGAAGGACTGCAGGCAGCCAGGGCAGCTGATTATAGCATTGGAA GATTCAGATTTCTAAAAAGATTGATTCTTGTCCATGGCCGGTATTCGTATAACCGAACTGCATTCCTGTCCCAGTATTCTTTCTATAAATCCCTACTGATATGTTTCATCCAAATCTT CTTCTCTTTTATTTCAGGTGTCTCTGGGACCAGTCTTTTCAATTCTGTTAGTTTGATGGCTTATAACGTTTTTTACACCAGCATACCTGTTCTAGTTAGTGTCCTTGACAAAGATCTTAGTGAAGAAACTGTAATGCAGCATCCACAAATTCTGTTTTACTGTCAAGCTGGGAG GCTTCTTAACCCAAGCACATTTGCAGGATGGTTTGGCCGGTCCCTTTTTCAT GCGATTGTTGTATTTGTAATCAGCATACATGCCTATGCATTTGAAAAAAGCAAAATGGAGGAGGTTGGGATGGTGGCACTCTCTGGATGTATATGGTTACAGGCTTTTGTTGTAACATTAGAGACCAA CTCCTTTACAATTTTGCAACATCTTGCCATATGGGGGAACTTGATTGCATTTTATGTCATCAACTGGATTGTCAGTGCCATTCCATCATCCGGAATGTACACAATAATGTTCCGGTTATGTAGACAACCATCTTATTGGCTAACTATACTG CTCATCGTTGTGGCGGGGATGGGTCCAATTCTAGCTATAAAGTACTTCCGTTATACATACAGACCCAGCAAAATCAACACCCTTCAGCAGGCAGAACGTCTGGGTGGGCCAATTTTGTCTCTCGGTAATATCGAGCCACCACAACAACGATTGATTGAGAAAGAAGTTGCTCCATTATCAATTACTCAATCGAAGAGCAGAAACCCGGTTTATGAACCTCTTCTCTCCGATTCTCCTAGCACCAGAAGGTCTTTCGGACCAGGAACtccttttgatttctttcaatCACAATCCAGATTATCTTCAAACTACACAAGGAACTGCAAGGACAATTGA